Proteins encoded in a region of the Hippopotamus amphibius kiboko isolate mHipAmp2 chromosome 11, mHipAmp2.hap2, whole genome shotgun sequence genome:
- the POLI gene encoding DNA polymerase iota isoform X1 — MEKQGVEPEEEGDREEEEDAARAMERAEAGAAGSSPDAPGPEEPGGLPWFHDQMVPVGSYSSRVIVHVDLDCFYAQVEMISNPELKDKPLGVQQKYLVVTCNYEARKLGVKKLMNVRDAKEKCPQLVLVNGEDLTRYREMSYKVTELLEEFSPVVERLGFDENFVDLTEMVEKRLEQLQSDELSVLTVSGHVYNDHPVNLHDILHIRLLIGSQIAAEMREAMNNQLGLTGCAGVASNKLLAKLVSGVFKPNQQTVLLPESSQDLIHSLNHIKEMPGIGYKTTKRLEALGISSVHDLQTFSSKILEKELGISVAQRIQKLSFGEDNSPVTPSGPPQSFSEEDSFKKCSSEVEAKNKIEELLASLLNRVCQDGRKPHTVRLIIRRYSSEKHYSRESRQCPIPSHIIQKLGTGNYDVMTPMVDILMKLFRNMVNVKMPFHLTLLSVCFCNLKALNTTKKGTIDYYLTPSLSTTSRSGKRSFKMKDTHMEDFSKDKETNWDFLPTGRIESTRTGESPPDTTNFSKEKDRHEFPVSSLPEGIDQEVFKQLPVDIQEEILSGKSREKVQEKGSLNCPLHTSRGVLSFFSTKQIQAGSLNPRDHLSSSKQISSVSPCEPGTSGLNSSSSSYVSNQKDYSHYIDSSLKDERMSQGPKESQGFHFSSTNAAVSVFHSFPNLQSEQLFSKNHTTDSHKQPMATVSIHEGLTENREQDSTDEKITLPSDIDPEVFYELPEEVQKELLADWKRTGSDFHTVHK, encoded by the exons ATGGAGAAGCAGGGGGTGGAGCCCGAGGAGGAAGGCGAccgagaagaggaagaggacgCGGCTCGGGCCATGGAgcgggcggaggcgggggcggcCGGCAGCTCGCCCGATGCGCCGGGGCCTGAGGAGCCCGGCGGCCTCCCTTGGT TTCATGACCAAATGGTGCCAGTGGGAAGTTATTCATCTAGAGTCATAGTACACGTGGATCTGGATTGCTTTTACGCACAAGTAGAAATGATCTCAAATCCAGAACTAAAGGACAAACCTTTAG gggTTCAACAGAAATATTTGGTGGTTACCTGCAACTATGAAGCTAGGAAGCTTGGAGTTAAGAAACTTATGAATGTCAGAGATGCAAAAGAAAAGTGTCCACAGCTAGTATTAGTTAATGGAGAAGACTTGACTCGTTACAGAGAGATGTCATATAAGGTTACAG agtTGTTGGAAGAATTTAGTCCAGTTGTTGAGAGACTCGGGTTTGATGAAAATTTTGTGGATCTAACAGAAATGGTTGAGAAGAGACTAGAGCAGCTTCAAAGTGATGAACTCTCAGTACTGACTGTGTCGGGTCATGTATACAATGATCATC CTGTAAACCTGCATGACATCTTGCACATCAGACTACTTATTGGATCTCAGATTGCAGCTGAGATGCGGGAAGCCATGAACAATCAGCTGGGTCTCACTGGCTGTGCTGGAGTGGCTTCTAATAAATTATTGGCAAAGTTAGTGTCTGGCGTCTTTAAACCAAATCAACAAACAGTCTTACTACCTGAAAGTTCTCAAGATCTCATTCATAGTTTGAACCACATAAAGGAAATGCCTG GTATTGGCTATAAAACTACCAAGCGTCTGGAAGCACTGGGTATCAGTAGTGTGCATGATCTTCAAACCTTTTCAtccaaaatattagaaaaggaaTTAGGAATTTCGGTTGCTCAGCGTATCCAGAAGCTCAGTTTTGGAGAGGATAACTCTCCTGTGACACCCTCAGGACCACCTCAG TCCTTTAGTGAGgaagattcatttaaaaaatgttcatcagAAGTTGAAGCTAAAAATAAGATTGAAGAACTACTTGCTAGTCTTTTGAACAG agTCTGCCAAGATGGAAGGAAGCCACATACAGTAAGATTAATAATCCGTCGGTATTCATCTGAGAAGCACTATAGCCGTGAGAGTCGTCAGTGCCCAATTCCATCCCACATAATTCAGAAGTTAGGGACAG gaAATTATGATGTGATGACCCCAATGGTTGATATACTTATGAAACTTTTTCGAAATATGGTGAATGTGAAGATGCCATTTCATCTTACCCTTTTAAGTGTGTGCTTCTGCAACCTTAAAGCCCTAAATACTACTAAGAAAGGGACTATTGATTATTATTTAACGCCATCATTATCAACAACGTCACGCTCTGGCAAACGCAGTTTT AAAATGAAAGACACTCACATGGAGGATTTTtctaaagacaaggaaacaaattGGGATTTTCTACCAACTGGAAGAATTGAAAGTACAAGAACTGGGGAGTCTCCACCAGATACTacaaatttttctaaagaaaaagacAGGCATGAATTTCCAGTCTCCTCACTTCCTGAGGGTATTGACCAAGAAGTCTTTAAGCAGCTTCCAGTAGATATTCAAGAAGAAATCCTTTCTGGAAAATCTAGAGAAAAAGTTCAAGAGAAAGGAAGTTTGAATTGTCCATTACATACTTCTAGAGGagtattatctttcttttctacaAAACAAATTCAAGCTGGTTCCTTAAATCCTAGAGATCATTTATCCAGTAGCAAACAGATATCCTCCGTATCTCCCTGTGAACCAGGAACATCAGGCTTAAATAGCAGTAGTTCCTCTTATGTGTCTAACCAGAAGGATTATTCACATTATATAGACAGTAGCTTAAAAGATGAACGAATGAGTCAAGGACCTAAAGAATCTCAAGGATTCCACTTTTCAAGTACAAACGCTGCTGTATCtgttttccattcatttccaaatttGCAGAGTGAGCAACTTTTCTCCAAAAACCATACTACAGACAGCCATAAACAGCCAATGGCAACAGTCTCTATTCATGAAGGACTTACAGAAAATAGAGAGCAAGATTCTACTGATGAGAAGATTACCCTTCCTTCTGACATTGATCCTGAAGTTTTCTATGAACTACCAGAAGAGGTACAAAAAGAACTGTTGGCTGATTGGAAGAGAACAGGATCAGATTTCCACACTGTACATAAATAA
- the POLI gene encoding DNA polymerase iota isoform X2, with amino-acid sequence MVPVGSYSSRVIVHVDLDCFYAQVEMISNPELKDKPLGVQQKYLVVTCNYEARKLGVKKLMNVRDAKEKCPQLVLVNGEDLTRYREMSYKVTELLEEFSPVVERLGFDENFVDLTEMVEKRLEQLQSDELSVLTVSGHVYNDHPVNLHDILHIRLLIGSQIAAEMREAMNNQLGLTGCAGVASNKLLAKLVSGVFKPNQQTVLLPESSQDLIHSLNHIKEMPGIGYKTTKRLEALGISSVHDLQTFSSKILEKELGISVAQRIQKLSFGEDNSPVTPSGPPQSFSEEDSFKKCSSEVEAKNKIEELLASLLNRVCQDGRKPHTVRLIIRRYSSEKHYSRESRQCPIPSHIIQKLGTGNYDVMTPMVDILMKLFRNMVNVKMPFHLTLLSVCFCNLKALNTTKKGTIDYYLTPSLSTTSRSGKRSFKMKDTHMEDFSKDKETNWDFLPTGRIESTRTGESPPDTTNFSKEKDRHEFPVSSLPEGIDQEVFKQLPVDIQEEILSGKSREKVQEKGSLNCPLHTSRGVLSFFSTKQIQAGSLNPRDHLSSSKQISSVSPCEPGTSGLNSSSSSYVSNQKDYSHYIDSSLKDERMSQGPKESQGFHFSSTNAAVSVFHSFPNLQSEQLFSKNHTTDSHKQPMATVSIHEGLTENREQDSTDEKITLPSDIDPEVFYELPEEVQKELLADWKRTGSDFHTVHK; translated from the exons ATGGTGCCAGTGGGAAGTTATTCATCTAGAGTCATAGTACACGTGGATCTGGATTGCTTTTACGCACAAGTAGAAATGATCTCAAATCCAGAACTAAAGGACAAACCTTTAG gggTTCAACAGAAATATTTGGTGGTTACCTGCAACTATGAAGCTAGGAAGCTTGGAGTTAAGAAACTTATGAATGTCAGAGATGCAAAAGAAAAGTGTCCACAGCTAGTATTAGTTAATGGAGAAGACTTGACTCGTTACAGAGAGATGTCATATAAGGTTACAG agtTGTTGGAAGAATTTAGTCCAGTTGTTGAGAGACTCGGGTTTGATGAAAATTTTGTGGATCTAACAGAAATGGTTGAGAAGAGACTAGAGCAGCTTCAAAGTGATGAACTCTCAGTACTGACTGTGTCGGGTCATGTATACAATGATCATC CTGTAAACCTGCATGACATCTTGCACATCAGACTACTTATTGGATCTCAGATTGCAGCTGAGATGCGGGAAGCCATGAACAATCAGCTGGGTCTCACTGGCTGTGCTGGAGTGGCTTCTAATAAATTATTGGCAAAGTTAGTGTCTGGCGTCTTTAAACCAAATCAACAAACAGTCTTACTACCTGAAAGTTCTCAAGATCTCATTCATAGTTTGAACCACATAAAGGAAATGCCTG GTATTGGCTATAAAACTACCAAGCGTCTGGAAGCACTGGGTATCAGTAGTGTGCATGATCTTCAAACCTTTTCAtccaaaatattagaaaaggaaTTAGGAATTTCGGTTGCTCAGCGTATCCAGAAGCTCAGTTTTGGAGAGGATAACTCTCCTGTGACACCCTCAGGACCACCTCAG TCCTTTAGTGAGgaagattcatttaaaaaatgttcatcagAAGTTGAAGCTAAAAATAAGATTGAAGAACTACTTGCTAGTCTTTTGAACAG agTCTGCCAAGATGGAAGGAAGCCACATACAGTAAGATTAATAATCCGTCGGTATTCATCTGAGAAGCACTATAGCCGTGAGAGTCGTCAGTGCCCAATTCCATCCCACATAATTCAGAAGTTAGGGACAG gaAATTATGATGTGATGACCCCAATGGTTGATATACTTATGAAACTTTTTCGAAATATGGTGAATGTGAAGATGCCATTTCATCTTACCCTTTTAAGTGTGTGCTTCTGCAACCTTAAAGCCCTAAATACTACTAAGAAAGGGACTATTGATTATTATTTAACGCCATCATTATCAACAACGTCACGCTCTGGCAAACGCAGTTTT AAAATGAAAGACACTCACATGGAGGATTTTtctaaagacaaggaaacaaattGGGATTTTCTACCAACTGGAAGAATTGAAAGTACAAGAACTGGGGAGTCTCCACCAGATACTacaaatttttctaaagaaaaagacAGGCATGAATTTCCAGTCTCCTCACTTCCTGAGGGTATTGACCAAGAAGTCTTTAAGCAGCTTCCAGTAGATATTCAAGAAGAAATCCTTTCTGGAAAATCTAGAGAAAAAGTTCAAGAGAAAGGAAGTTTGAATTGTCCATTACATACTTCTAGAGGagtattatctttcttttctacaAAACAAATTCAAGCTGGTTCCTTAAATCCTAGAGATCATTTATCCAGTAGCAAACAGATATCCTCCGTATCTCCCTGTGAACCAGGAACATCAGGCTTAAATAGCAGTAGTTCCTCTTATGTGTCTAACCAGAAGGATTATTCACATTATATAGACAGTAGCTTAAAAGATGAACGAATGAGTCAAGGACCTAAAGAATCTCAAGGATTCCACTTTTCAAGTACAAACGCTGCTGTATCtgttttccattcatttccaaatttGCAGAGTGAGCAACTTTTCTCCAAAAACCATACTACAGACAGCCATAAACAGCCAATGGCAACAGTCTCTATTCATGAAGGACTTACAGAAAATAGAGAGCAAGATTCTACTGATGAGAAGATTACCCTTCCTTCTGACATTGATCCTGAAGTTTTCTATGAACTACCAGAAGAGGTACAAAAAGAACTGTTGGCTGATTGGAAGAGAACAGGATCAGATTTCCACACTGTACATAAATAA